One Glycocaulis abyssi DNA window includes the following coding sequences:
- the mnhG gene encoding monovalent cation/H(+) antiporter subunit G, which translates to MIREIIGAVLMLGGMFFLIVAAIGVFRLPDPFLRLHASTKAGTLGAGLLVAGVAVSYTDENLGLTAFVIIVFLLATLPVAGHLLGRATYVSGADFVMKEGNDGLKGVLPRAEASLEARLAGRSADPVLPPPEKQKEKAEKARVETKE; encoded by the coding sequence ATGATCCGCGAGATTATCGGCGCCGTCCTGATGCTGGGCGGCATGTTCTTCCTGATCGTGGCGGCAATCGGCGTGTTCCGCCTGCCGGACCCGTTCCTGCGCCTGCACGCCTCCACCAAGGCCGGTACGCTGGGGGCGGGCCTGCTGGTAGCGGGCGTGGCCGTGTCTTACACGGACGAAAATCTGGGCCTCACTGCCTTTGTCATTATCGTTTTCCTGCTGGCGACCCTGCCTGTGGCTGGGCACCTTCTGGGCCGGGCGACCTATGTGTCGGGCGCGGACTTCGTGATGAAGGAGGGTAATGACGGGCTGAAGGGCGTGCTGCCGCGCGCGGAAGCCTCTCTGGAGGCGCGCCTTGCCGGGCGCAGTGCCGACCCTGTTCTCCCGCCGCCGGAGAAGCAGAAGGAAAAGGCTGAAAAGGCCAGGGTGGAAACGAAGGAATAG
- a CDS encoding Na+/H+ antiporter subunit E produces MNPLRLIAKLGIWAQLGVIFLIELFKSSFAVAWAVINPSIRLNPAIVAVPLDLKTDIHIATLANLVSLTPGTTSLHVSEDRKTLYVHALDCADEQATINGIKTTFESILIRSEA; encoded by the coding sequence ATGAACCCGCTTCGTCTGATCGCAAAACTGGGGATTTGGGCGCAGCTCGGCGTCATCTTCCTCATCGAGCTGTTCAAGTCTTCGTTTGCCGTGGCCTGGGCGGTCATCAATCCGTCCATCCGGCTGAACCCGGCCATAGTGGCGGTGCCGCTTGATCTGAAGACGGACATCCATATCGCGACGCTGGCCAATCTGGTCTCGCTGACCCCCGGCACGACGTCCCTGCATGTCTCCGAGGACCGCAAGACGCTCTACGTGCATGCGCTGGACTGCGCGGACGAGCAGGCGACGATCAACGGCATCAAGACCACGTTTGAAAGCATTCTCATCCGGTCGGAGGCGTAG
- a CDS encoding monovalent cation/H+ antiporter complex subunit F — MIPDLLSTYLLVGLVLGLLLTGIRLVIGPGLADRFVALDMMTVLAIGITALTTLVTGRKEFLDIGLGLAVTGFIATVALAVFLERKETDQ, encoded by the coding sequence ATGATACCTGATCTTCTCTCGACCTATCTGCTCGTTGGCCTGGTGCTGGGCTTGTTACTGACCGGCATCCGCCTTGTCATCGGGCCGGGGCTGGCAGACCGCTTCGTCGCGCTGGACATGATGACGGTGCTGGCCATCGGTATCACGGCGCTGACCACGCTTGTCACCGGGCGCAAGGAATTTCTCGATATCGGACTTGGCCTTGCCGTTACCGGCTTTATCGCCACGGTGGCGCTGGCCGTGTTCCTTGAGCGCAAGGAGACCGATCAATGA